In Paludibacter propionicigenes WB4, the genomic window TGCAGGATAAATATATTGACAAGAGTGTAGAATTCTCATCGGCTGTTCAAAAGCAATTTGTAAGTTATGGTGGACGCGCTGATCATGGAGTTCGTCAAGCCGGTTTTTGGGTCTTACACCGTTCTGCCTGTCCAAGTGTTTTGGTCGAAGTCGGTTTTATCTCAAATCCTGCCGAGGAACGGTTTTTGATGAGTGAACAGGGACAGAAGCAAATGGCAACGGCTATTTATAATGCATTTGTTGATTATAAAAGAGGACATGATAAGAAATCGGGAAGGCAAGGTCCGGTAGTTTCTAAAATAGAGCCACCAGCTCAAAATGTAGAACCTCAACCTACAAGGACAACACCTAAAGTAACTGAGGCTCCAAAAGGAGATGATCAGGAAACGGTCAGAAAACCACGGGTAACTGAAGCTGCAATTCAGAAACCGACAGAGTCTTCTAAGAGTTCTAATGTGATGAAACCAACCAATATTGCTTCAGAGCAGGTAAATGAAGGTGGCGTTGTTTTTAAAGTGCAATTATTCGCATCAAGAGTTGAATTGGGAAAAGATGCGCCTGATTTCAAAGGTGTTCCGGGTATTGAGCTTTTTACCGAAAACAGATATTTTAAGTACACCCTGGGAGCTGAGACAGATTACGCTAAAATTGAGAAAGTTCGAAGATCAATACTGTCTAAATTTCCCGAT contains:
- a CDS encoding N-acetylmuramoyl-L-alanine amidase family protein, giving the protein MKFIKKYFIVRQCYMMLFGLFVLTPLIAQDAKFTVVLDAGHGGHDPGAMGAFSREKDINLAIELYLGSLIEQNFKDVKVVYTRKTDKYLTLQERADIVNDHHADLFICVHTNSSTSPAAFGTETFTLGLAKSKANLDVAMRENSVILLEEDYRSKYKGFDPKSVDSYIMFEFMQDKYIDKSVEFSSAVQKQFVSYGGRADHGVRQAGFWVLHRSACPSVLVEVGFISNPAEERFLMSEQGQKQMATAIYNAFVDYKRGHDKKSGRQGPVVSKIEPPAQNVEPQPTRTTPKVTEAPKGDDQETVRKPRVTEAAIQKPTESSKSSNVMKPTNIASEQVNEGGVVFKVQLFASRVELGKDAPDFKGVPGIELFTENRYFKYTLGAETDYAKIEKVRRSILSKFPDAFIIAFQGDRKLTAKEVSRLTK